One segment of Schistocerca cancellata isolate TAMUIC-IGC-003103 chromosome 2, iqSchCanc2.1, whole genome shotgun sequence DNA contains the following:
- the LOC126153985 gene encoding pyrokinin-1 receptor-like: MDSSETGETSTPLALSATSSGDLSPVNGTAPPTAADGGDPLLVSAAMTALYVAILAAGLVGNVSTCAVIARSRHLHTATNYYLFSLAISDLLLLVSGLPHELYNMWVQPYALGQAVCVLQGFAAETSANASVLTITAFTVERYVAICHPFQARGLSQLSRAVKLVIAVWCVALCLAVPQVTPLLLSTSG; the protein is encoded by the coding sequence ATGGATTCCTCGGAAACGGGCGAGACGAGCACCCCGCTGGCGCTGTCGGCGACGTCGAGCGGCGACCTGTCGCCGGTGAACGGCACGGCGCCCCCGACGGCCGCCGACGGCGGCGACCCGCTGCTGGTGTCTGCGGCGATGACGGCGCTGTACGTGGCCATCCTGGCGGCGGGGCTGGTGGGCAACGTGAGCACGTGCGCCGTGATCGCGCGCAGCCGCCACCTGCACACGGCCACCAACTACTACCTGTTCAGCCTGGCCATCAGCGACCTGCTGCTGCTCGTGTCCGGGCTGCCGCACGAGCTGTACAACATGTGGGTGCAGCCGTACGCGCTCGGCCAGGCCGTGTGCGTGCTGCAGGGCTTCGCGGCCGAGACGTCGGCCAACGCGTCCGTGCTCACCATCACCGCCTTCACCGTCGAGCGCTACGTGGCCATCTGCCACCCGTTCCAGGCGCGCGGTCTCTCCCAGCTGTCCAGGGCCGTCAAGCTGGTCATCGCCGTCTGGTGTGTCGCCCTCTGCCTCGCCGTGCCACAGGTAACGCCTCTCCTTCTATCTACATCAGGCTAA